ATCATAATCGGGCCGGCCCAGATGTTCTGCGGGTATCGAAATACTCGGAGTACAACCTGAGCTACCACTACATGCCGTAGGTTAGTATGACTTGAGTTACGAAACATGACTCTGGTTCTAGGGTCCCTTACCACCAAAGCCACCTCCACCCCGACGGAGCGCCCATAATAGCTCCGGTTCCGAAGAGGCCCAGACAATTGAACCGTCATACTTCACAACTTTGGCATCCAGCATATTGGCTGGGTCGGAGATACATCCATACTCGGCGGAGAGCCACGAAAAGCCTCCGCTCATGATGGTACCTCCTACACCTACACAGGGAGTGCGGGCCCCCACGACTTCGCAAAGCTTGTCAGTCTTGGTACATTATAAAATTCGACGAACGCAGGAGATTCTTACCCCCATAATCCGGCGCGACTTCTCCCAGTTTCCGGAAAACCTCTTCCCAAGTCTGACCCGCGCCAATGGTCAGCAACTCGGAGTGTTTGTCGAAGTGGAAATCATTCAAAGCGGTTGTATTGATGAGAGCATCCTTTGAAGAGGATGACATGAAACCATGCCCATAAATCGCAATCTCCAGATCCGTGGAATATAGGTAGGCGACTACCTTACTCAGAGATTCGACAGAGGTGGGCCGAACTACAAGTCGAGGGTTCAGTTGTTTCTGAGACGCCCACGTCTGGATGCTCGGCTGGTAATCCGCTGAATCCGGGGTTATTATCTCATCGGGACGTAGCAGCAACTGCAGCGCTGAGAGTTCGGCTTCAAGATTGCCTGCTTCAGGCATTTTATCTGAGCAGCCGTAGAAAGATGGAACTTGAGATGTTGGATAGTAGTTGACACACCCCCCTGGCGTTCACAGACTTTATGTTGGATTCTCACGAAATCATGCGTCAACTATGCGTATCCCTGGTCGACCATTCCATGATAGGTGGGACAAACCCCCGCGTCTCGGAGATCCGAACCAATATGGCAATTACCggaaagcaaaagaaagccGGTTTACCGTGGTGTTTGATTCTTTgagggagatgatgttgatgacATATGCAATGTCTTAATTCACCAATACAAGATAGTATGGAAAAATAGAAATTCAATTTTGCTCGCGGGGTATAGAAATATACGACAGCTGGTACCCGCCCGAAATATTAGCCCCAAAAACACGAGCTAGAGGCACAACTCTTTCTGCTTTCTGCCATAACACCAAAGCATAGAAAAGATGGAAATCTCACCAAACGTAATAATCCATTTTATTATTATCTCTTTGACGAATGATATAGCGTCCGAAAATGAATACAACATTTCCGGCATACGCATAGATGGACAACCGAAACTCGCCCGGTACGCGATTATGTCTCGTCAATAGCAAGCAATCGTGCAGCGAATAATTTGGCAACAAATCTCTGTCTTCAAGCTAGACTCGGTTGAAAAACTACGACAGTTCACATCTGGAGATCCTTATTGACGCACAAGGGCGGGGTATATTCGACACATTCTCTGGTGGCCAAAGATTGAATGGCGCGATTTCATAAAAGTTTCGGGGAAACGATGAGCTCTATGTGGACCTGCCAGACTGGCATCACCGAGTAGTCTCTGAGCTTATGTTTCAGCTGCTCAGTCCATGGAAGGGTCAACTGTCAGATATGTCGCTGTCGCTCTGGTTGAATTATAATAGTGACTATCTAAGTATTACTGACGAGAAGATAGAGCAGGAGGAGATGGAATCTCTGACTCTTGGGCAGCTGTGGAAAATGAGCCGAATGCCTCACCTATTACACCTCACTGCCGACGATTTCCAACATATACCGACTTTGCCGTTTATCAAATCGTTCCGATTACACGACTAGGAAGGAACCACCGTTCGACCATCGGCTTTCCTTCGTATTTGCTACTCTCAGCCCATCGCCGGTACTTGTGCATTAAAAGTACCAGTGATCCCGAACGGGCCGGCGGCATCGATACCTTGTCCATTAATCCTTGCAAGCGTGCAGTTCAGGGGATCTGTTTCAGCGGATAGGGGAAAGTTGGATTCTCCGTCTGTGGTCCCATCGTGATTGTAGGTGTAGAGCCCGGCCAATTGGCCGTTGAGGGATCTGGTGATTACTCTAGTTAGTACTGACATGGCATGGAAGGGTGAACGGGCTTACTCGACGTATAGACATTGAGATTCCCTTCGTTTACTTTCGGTTGATAATAATTCATGGAATATCGCAAGTATAAGCGAGGACTTCACGGTTCTTTTCCTGGACGCTGTAGGTAACAGAAAGAAAAATCAATGAATGATCCAATGATCCTGGACCTTGTGGATGCTAAGGCCCATCCATGGTCAATTTTGTGGTTGTAAATATTGCCATGGATAGATTGCTCTATCGTGCCACTTAAGAATTGCCCCatcaattgtcagtatggGCGGCACTGAGTCTATCGGGTCAGCGCCAGGATAATGTTGGTCGACGCTATCTGAAAGCAACCTCTATTCTTTATACTATAGTTAGTCCCATTTTTTCCAGTTTTCTTTAGAAAGGGTTCATTACACAAGAATGCAAATCAACGTTCATGAGTTTGAGTTATCAGTACACGACCATGAGAGGGTTAGTCTGTTATGGTGTGTTTCTAGATACTAGAACGTCTGAAAAGGGCCGTTCCATTCTGAGGAAGAGTTCAACAATACCATTATTGATGCGTATCAATCACAAGCGCTAAAGCGCCAAATTAGGGGCTTCCTAGCTGGCATGCTCTCCCACACCAACCATCGAATTGTGTTCATTCATGGAGATTTACGACACCAAAATGTCATGGTGAAGGATGGAAATGTCTGGGATTGTGGGCTGGGAATTTTCAAAGGCCCTCTATGTCTGAAAGTAGCAAAACGATTGGATTGATTACCTGGTAGACACTATCCAGCCATATTATTCGGAAACTTTATGGTGATATTGATGAGTACATATAGCCGCCATGTTTAATAGATACCCGTACAGCACCAAACCGCAAGTGATgtttctctccttttcccGCATATCTTTCATTTCCACTTCACAGCTTGAGTAGACCGATAGACTAAGATCTGGGCTGAATATGCGAAACAGAACACATTCCAGTAACGTAACCAACTACCGAGCTGCGCATcccaccgagctgcgcggctctgtattccatataaaatggcactttTTATAACCTCAATATCTCAGCAACAAAATATATACAGAGCCTAAAATTCAAATATAGTATATCATGGTACTAAAATTATATAATCTGAGCAGAAAGCTTCTTCAGATTAATATTTCTCCCCATATTACTGATGCGACGGTTAGCAGGCGGCCGTTTTAGGAGCCCTGCTAACCAATTTTCGTCTTGGCATCAGGGGAGGGTATTTCCACGGCCACGGGCTTTCCCTCCACGCCAGGCCTCTTGACGCTAGTCTCAAATGGGACTTTTGTTGCTATTTTGTTAACCTCATCCATCAAAACACTCTCGCTGCGGTCGCAAAGGGTAGCCAGTTTTTGGCTCCCCTTGACCATCATGTTTTCTTGAATTTTTAAATCCCATTGTGCCGACAGTGTCCTTCCctgcttccatccttcctcccaTGAGCATCTCTTGGAGCACTTCCCATTCTTTTGAGGTCTCTTCATCCACAGAACCACTTATTCTCACCTTTTTAATCTTCTACTCAGACTTCCTTTTTGTTTGCCAGCTTCCTGCGGGCTGTGTTGACCATGGCGCCTTACTCCCGACCGGTCGGATCCGTGTAATGGGttgaagccttgctatctaatatatagatatgtacaaaagaactcgttgagaaggaaagaaagaaagaaagaaagacacgctggcggtggatttatatactcgtgatcaggtgatctacgatcacctgacttcggcacgctcttgtgaatagcttcaatcgagaaccatttatgattcgaggtgcctttcgggcctagcccgttacaagTGGCTTCAAAATGTCTTTGAGCCACATACAGCCTCCCGTACATTAGGGAGATATCGCATGTTGATTTTGGATGGCCATAGCAGCCATGCCACTGCAGAATTCGACAGATTTTGTACAGAAAGGAATATTATTCCTTTATATATGCCTccgcattcatctcatcttcttcagccattggATGTTGGCTGCTTTTCGCCATTGAAACGCTTATATGGCGAAAGAATCACCAAAAAGATGCAGAAGGAAATCAACGTTGTGGATAAAACAGAATTCCTCTATATATACCCTACCGTCCATTACCAAgctctatcatcatcaaacattCGAAGCAGCTTTGCAGCAACTGGCCTGGTCCCATTTTCACCTGAGCGAGTCCTTTCAAAGcttcatataccatataaaacaccgacgccgccttcatcatcacaTAGCAATCAATCCTTTGGTGCAGGAAAGACTCCAGCGGATATAAACCAGCTTGAGGCCCAAAAGAAGCGAATAAATCACCTCCAAAGTCATCAGGTGTCCCCATCAACTATGCAGGAGGCAATGGGAAAGGTCATGAGAGAGGCGGAgatgttaagggctaagcccgtagtgctaatgactagctatctcacaaaagatttcgttgaagaacaggagaacggatgtccgatcggacagctttatatacaaatgtacgccgtgcggggtaggtagtctggtaacccctccgatcatctctccgaataacatatcatttattctacaggcgcagcctgtgacaacacccccctcctaagaatcatccccatccctcacaggGCTCTGGCTTCCGTGGCGTTGCTCCCATTCATCCAGTGCGGCGGTATTCTCCATGTTGTGCGCAGCAGTCCATTCAGGATGTAGATAACCGGTCCATTTCACTAGGTATTGTCGCTGAAATCCCCGTCCACGGCGGATCTGTCGGTAGTCCAGTATACGCTCCACCTggtattcttcctcgccgtcaACAAGCACAGCTGGGGGCTGATAGTCGTCATTGCGCTGACTGGGAAAGGGGttgtttgctgctggccggaggaggtcaacatggaagacagggTGGATACCCTCTGGTGTGTTCAGTCGGTAGGCATACGGGCTAATCTGTGCTAGGACGGTATATTTGGCCTGGCGcacatcaagcttcttgctgggacGGCTTGTTCGGATATTATGCAGGGCGAGCCAAactttatcaccaggcttgtaGTGTGGTGCAAGGTTTCGGTAACGGTTGGCATATTGTTCCTGTCgttcctgggctgcagcTAACTCACTTTGAGCGACCTCCAATGCATTCTTGAGTTTGTCAGCTATTCGTGCACCTGCAGACCCACTGGATGattgttggagttcttcAGTGACTGGTTCAACTAGTTGAAGTGTCTCCAAGTGGTACCCATGGTCAAGGAAAAAGGGGCTGAACCCAGTAGAAGCTGCAGTCTGGTTGGCAATTGCAAGCTGCGCCATAGGTAGGATTTCTGACCAGTTGTCCTGTGCAAAGTTGCAAAAGTTACGGAGATAGCTCTCAACAACTGCATTCATGCGCTCTGTTTGCCCATCAGTTTGGGGGTGGTAGGCAGTGGATAGGCGTCGATTGATCTTGAGGAGGCTACACATGCGTTCCCAGAGTTCACCCACAAACTGTGAGCCGCGATCAGAGGTGATAGCAGCTGGGAGGCCATGGTATGCCACAACATGCTGCAGGAACTTTGGTACAATGTAGTCACTTCCTGTCCTTGCACAAGGGATTAGGATAGTCCCTTTTGTGAGGCGGTCTACTATCACCAGGATAGCACTGTAACCATTTGACTCTGGCAGTCCTTCTATAAAATCCATGGAGAGTTCACGCCATTTGCGATCTGGGATAGGTAAGGGTTTCAGCAGTCCTTGTCGTCGATCTCGCCATATGTTGGTAGCTCCACATTGGTCACAATTCTTGACAAAACGTTTCACATCTGCACTCATATTGGGCCAGaaaagttgtcgagcaagtaGACTATATAGTGCATTGCTACCTGGATGCCCAGACAGTGGGGAgtcatgggcttcttgcATTAATCTTGTTCGTAAAGGTTCATTATTGGGAACCCATCGTCGTTTGCGAAAGAGGATCCGACCATCAGAGTCTAATTCACATTCGCCAATTGAGACCTGGATTCCCAGTTCAGGAGGGAAATGAGGTAATCCTGCACGGATGGCATCACGAAGTATGGGCATAGTGGTATCCTCAGCTTCTGCATGGCTCCATTGCTGTTCAAGATCTGAGGTGgtgttttcattttctgtagTTCCATTACTAGTATGGATTGGTAGGATTTGAATGGACTTGTCGACCTGTACAGCTGACACACAGCATATGGTGCATTCACTGGTCTCAACAAACGCATTAGGGTCCAAGAGGCGCTTCTCTCGCATCTGCAGTCGTTCATCACCTGGGTCGTTGGGCATGTCTTGATCTCGGCGAGATAGGGCGTCAGGAGTAAGGGCAAGTTTCCCAGGTCGGTACTGGAGGTAGAAGTCATAGCGGCTCAATATATCTGCCCAGCGCATCTGTCGTTCATTAAGGCGTCGCAGCTTCATAAAATAGCGGAGATTCTTATGATCAGTGATAATGATGAACTTGGGTGTGCtaatgagctctgattcccattccttcaaacaattgatgattgctagcaactccttgtcatggatctcatagttgcattctgcaggtgagttcttttttgagaagaaggcacaTGGGCGCAGTaccccattgtcatcatattgggacaatacaccaccagtagcccagccagaggagtcagcctctaccactgtagcgcggtctggatcaaattgcgtTAAGATAGGTGCAGTGGTAAACATCTCCTTGAGCTGGTTGAAAGCCTTGTCAGCGTCTGAATTCCATGTGAATtttgcttccttcttggtgaGTGCAGTGAGTGGTGCTGTGATATTTGCAAAGTTTCGTATGAACCGTCGATAAAAATTGGCGAACCCTAGGAAGGAACGCACCCCCGTACACTGGTTGGGGCTGCCCAATCCTTGATAGCTGAAATTTTGGCAGGGTCCATGCGGATGCCTTtgcctgcctcaataataaAGCCCAGGTACTTGGTGGATtgtacttcaaattcgcacttGTCAATATCAAGCTGAAGACCAGCATCCTTGAGCCGTTGCAGGACTTTGGAGACTTTTTCACGGTGGTCCTGAAGGGATCCAGAGGAGAAAACTAGGATGTCATCTAGGTATGCAGacacaaattcatcaaggaatTCCTGTAGAGTCCAGTtcacatagcgttggaaggtgctcggtgttCTGCAGAGCGCTGTTGGTATTTCTGATGCCTATCATAGATACCCTGGAGTTGAACACAGTATTCGCTAAATGTTTTGCAGGTAGGCGCGTTAACAAGTCGATTGAATATATCGTCATTGAGGGTGTTTTCCAACCAAAAAATCTTCATATTGTCGGGCTGGTTCTGTTGGCCAGCCTCCATCAGATAACGGTCAAAGGTTGCAAGCAGTTCATTGATGGTTTTGTTGCCTTGTTTCAATGTGCTAAGGTTGTACATAGCCTTCCTCTGGAGCTCCTTATCCATATAGTTGAAATCAAGATGTTCGAAGAGTTTGGTCACTGTATCGTCGTTTACCATAGTGGGCGAATCAGCGTTGGCAATCATCCATGGAAGAATATGGCTAGCTGCATTGCCAGACAATCGTCCATAGGCATACCAGAGGCATTCATAAGGACCTCCCAGGGCCTTCCTGTCGACATGGAGCTTCGCtttcaggagatgtttgaaGTTCTGATAGGAAGCAATATCTCCCTTAAACACCTCAGGATCCGGTAAGATTTGTCGGGGGCGCTGGTGCACACTATTGTTATCATTGCTTTGGCTCATAGTGCTTGGGGTCTCCTGTGAGTCTGTAGTTTCCGGTTCAGCACTCAGTGCGGATTCTTCGTGATCGCTAATGGTAGGGGCTTCATATGTGGGCATGAGTTCttgtcgtcgtggttctcgtcgtggttctcgtcgtggttctcgtcgtggttctcgtcgtggttatcgtcgtggttctcgtcgtggttatcgtcgtggttctcgtcgtggttatcgtcgtgatTATACTATTTTCAGTCGATCCCTCTATCGCACGATTGGGCCGCCgataggaaaggaaaggaacgaAATCTaatgttaagggctaagcccgtagtgctaatgactagctatctcacaaaagatttcgttgaagaacaggagaacggatgtccgatcggacagctttatatacaaatgtacgccgtgcggggtaggtagtctggtaacccctccgatcatctctccgaataacatatcatttattctacaggcgcagcctgtgacaggAGATGACcatgcaaaatgccatcctaCTACGGCACGAAGTCCACCAGCTTCGCGTGGAAAACCGGCATCaaaaacagagaagagcagctCCTAGGGCCTTTATACAAGCTGGAGGGAGCCTGACAGGTGCCAAAGGACtacaaaaagcgcaagaacaGGAGGCTATAGTAAAGGAAGCATACCACCCAGTTTCCAGGCGGCGTAAGCCACCAACCTGTAGCACATGTGATAAAATAGGCCACAATCGGCTAAAACGTCCTGAGAAATAGTCTATTGTTTTTATGGATAATATATATCAATTTTCTGGGGAGAAAGGCTTCAAAATCAGTGTATACTATAGTACGATTCGGCGGTAGGCggcggccagctggccagctcggtggtcggtTACGTTATACGttagaggttccttaccgaacaataccaactgatgcctgattgatgcctcactgatatcatatggcacaagcagcttattcattcctttgcccTTATTGCTATTAAAACCGCACATTCGCTTAGGATACTCTGTTGAGGTAGctacggtcttatataggatcctagatagcttcatttgcacaaatcagagacctcaaccatatACGCTCGATACGgactttcgaccctgactaagccgcaCCTCTGACATATGGTATACGGCACGGTAtacaggatggtatatggtatatggtatacggTATACAGGCccaaggatatataaggacgctcattcatgtacttagttgagttcttcgcgatcaatctagttaatcaagcattggttaccttctagtttctgactcgtccgcacttaaccaacaacccagtacacgtactcggttggccttgtttctctattcgctACCTTTACCGTCTCATACTTGtggattatcttacggagcctggagggggcgatatacccatcaacgcatacgacatactgaaccggacccggaggggcattgagcatacgattacttgggagacacttagggtaagtgtcctgtctcgaaatacaactaactagaaccctaggtacgatacgagagaagccaggttgtgacactcTGCTTTCTTTGCCTGGGGAATGCTAATCTCCCACTAAAGAATCGGATTGCGGAACATGCAATACCCAGTTCACTCACCAGGCATTTTCTATGAAAACATGTCAATCCTCCCTGGCCAACCAAAGGGGTTGAGTGTAATATCTGTGGGGCGAAGCTGCTTGAACAGAAAGTTCATCTTTTAAATCACGCAGAGAGGTGTCACAGAACAGTTGTGTGAGGCTCCACTCAGGGAAGGCTAGCATTGGAATGTCAACACCAAGCTGGGCTTGTGTCATTGTAATAAAGAGTACTCTAAGCAATTCTCAGTGATTTTCGATGAATCTCTATTCTGGTTTACAAGCGTTTTTTGTTTACAATGTACAGCATATGATCGAACTACAAAGTATATTGCTTACCTTATATGGGTACGCGACGCACTAGCATTAGTATAGAGACTTCCTCCACAGCAACTTTGCATGATTGGCGTCCATGACTGTCTACATTGTCATTGTCTTGACAGCCATGCAAACTCTCTGATGAATGGGCCACCGGGCGCTACCCGTGCTGGTTTTGAGTAGGCAGTGCTTGATTGAGTGGGTGCCCGTCGGGCGACTAATTGGGCTTATGCGAGGGCAGTCAAGAGTCGTGAGTTAGCAAGTTCCAAGACTTCTAACAGCGCTGTATGGAACACTTTCTGCCTCACTATACTGCTTGATGCGCTTACATTAGTAACGCATGCCTAGACAGAACAAAAGAATTAAAAATATACAAGTGATATAACCTCATTAGATTTGTAAGTTATACTTTGTCAGTCAAGGCCAATGCACCGTTGTCTACATGATGCTGGGAGGATTGACTTAATGTATGTAGGCTTTTACGTCATAATAGTCCTCAATTTGATTTTGCGTGGTCGGTTCTGTCTGAAATCATCCTCATGGAATGTCAGTATATTCCAGTATTTTCAAAGGTAAGCTACCATCTCACTTACTGTCAAATTGTTATTGTGACATTCGCCTTCAATGGGAATCTTGCTAGCGGCTGTCTGCGCGGAAATGAACAGGAATCCAGGAACCTCTGAGGAGAGGCGGCTGGGCAACGCCGGGGCGGGTCTACTCTAGCAACCCAGAATCACATGCATTGAATCACTACAGACAATAAATACTGCCGGAAAGGACTGGGTTTCTATCTCGCTCAGGCATATGGCAGATGAGCTGGATCCACCTCTGAAGCAGGACTCAGGCATGATGATGATCGACCGACACGCAATCATGCTTAGGAAGTGTGTGGGAACCACATCCAAGTCGTAATGCCGCAGCTTAGGTAAAATCTAGCTGGAAGGCGATTCTGGATCACAGGATTTTGGTTCATCCGAATGTAAAGTGGGTATTCGCCGGCAGTGATTTGACGATAGTGTCActggctcggaatagtagatactaacgaactgaatttctatctaaactattgaaGCCATCGAGGATAATATCAAATCTGAAATAGAGAAGAAGACAAGTTTATCTATGGGTTGTGTGGCCGTGCTAAACGCTTTCTTTATTTGCCTGCTCGGATGGCTGCGTTGAGCTGTCGAGCCGTCACAGATTGCTGATTTTCTAACAGATCTATGGATCTAAGGGAGCGGTGTCTATATGAGGCTGCTGGAGAAGGACTTTTGCCAGATTTCGAGGTCAGACAACGCTCGAATAGTGTATGGATGAGTGTGCCCAAGTTGCTGTTTTTGTAGCTGAACACAAGTTTTGAGCAGTGTAATAGCTTCATCATGGCGCCGTTGGTGTTTCAATGTATATGCCATATTCCACAGGCTGATCAGTGTGTCATGGTGTTTAGCACCCAGCACTTCCTTGCGTGTGTTCAACACTTGCATTCCTAGCTCTTCGGCTTCCTTTAATCGGCCCTGGTTATTATATGTCCATGCGAGGTTGGCCATGCTGGTAAGTGTGTCAGGGTGTTCAGGTTTTAACACTGCTTTGCGTGAGACCATCACTTGCACTTGCAGCtcttcagcttccttccatcGGCCCTGGTTACTGTATGTCCAGGCGAGGTTGGCCATGCTGGTCAGTGTGTCAGGGTGTTCAGGTTTTAACACTGCCTTGCGTGAGACCATCACTTGCACTTGCAGCtcttcagcttccttccatcGGCCCTGGTTACCATATGTCCAGGCGAGGTTGGCCGTGCTGGCCAGTGTGTCATGGTTTTCAGCGCCCAGTACTGTCTTGCTCGTGTTTACCGCTTGTACGAGTAGCTTttcagcttccttccatcGGCCCTGGTTACCGTATGTGCATGCGAGGTTGGCCATGCTGGTCAGTGTGTCAGGGTGTTCAGCACCCAGCACTGTCTTGCGTGTGTTCATCACTTGCAGTCCTAgctcttctccttccttccATCGGCCCTGGTTACTGTATGTCGTTGCGAGGTtctccatggtggtcagtGTCACAGGATCTTCAGCGCCTAGCACTGTCTTGCTTGTGTCAACCACTTCTATGAATAGCTCTTCAGCCTCCTTCCATCGGCCTTCACTCTTGTATGATGATCCGAGGTTGGCCATGCTGGTAAGTGTGCCACCATCTTCAGGGCCAAGCACTGTCTTGTGCATGTCCACCGCTTGTATGAGTAGCTCTTCGGCCTCCTTAAATCGGCCCTCACCCCAGAGTAACCCTGCGCGATTGTTCTTGTTAGCCGATAATATGTCAAGATGCTCAAGGCTCAACATTTTCTCGGCTGTGTTCATCACTTGCACTTCTAGCTCTCTAGCTTCCTTCCATTGTCCCAGCTTCCCATATGTCGATGCTAACCATTGCATGCTCTTAAGGATCTTTGGATCTCTCTTTTCGAGCTGCTGAGTCCGCCTGCCCAACACAATTTGAAAGAGTGTTGCTGCTTCGCGATATCGTCCATCAGCATACAGGCACTGAGCAGCGCTCTGGGACAGCTTTTCCTTTGCGGCTGTTTTCCATGGAAAATTCTCACTTTGAAGAATATATTGTGCGTGTGGCAGGTACCGCCGCCACACTGCCCGGTTCCTGGGATCATCAGAGGGGAAAATTTGACTCAAATATTCGCCTGTTCTGATGGTCCAATCTTCTATAACTCCCTTGGTCCTAAGCCAATTTCTCGTCGCTAAGTGAACAAGCTGATGCATATTCACAAACTGGACATCGGCCATCTCTGAAATGAAAGAATATGCCTTAAGGGTTCCCAATGCTTTCCGCTGCTCGACCACTGAACCGTTGGGTGGGAATATGGAAAGTGGTATATCCCGGGAATCAATGCATGCAATACGCGATAAGTATTCTGTCGCGAGAGAGTCTGCCCTGCAAATTTGTTCAAACGAAATCAACCATGTCGCTGAGACCGGATTTTGAACACCTTCATATTGAtaatcatcatcaaaatcctcgcTGAGCAACTCCACTTTTGTATCCTCTTGCTCGCCAAGTAGGGACAAGTAGACCTTCAGGGAAA
This sequence is a window from Aspergillus chevalieri M1 DNA, chromosome 5, nearly complete sequence. Protein-coding genes within it:
- a CDS encoding uncharacterized protein (COG:L;~EggNog:ENOG410PGPZ;~InterPro:IPR012337,IPR000953,IPR036397,IPR023780, IPR041588,IPR001584,IPR016197;~PFAM:PF00385,PF17921;~go_function: GO:0003676 - nucleic acid binding [Evidence IEA];~go_process: GO:0015074 - DNA integration [Evidence IEA]): MPILRDAIRAGLPHFPPELGIQVSIGECELDSDGRILFRKRRWVPNNEPLRTRLMQEAHDSPLSGHPGSNALYSLLARQLFWPNMSADVKRFVKNCDQCGATNIWRDRRQGLLKPLPIPDRKWRELSMDFIEGLPESNGYSAILVIVDRLTKGTILIPCARTGSDYIVPKFLQHVVAYHGLPAAITSDRGSQFVGELWERMCSLLKINRRLSTAYHPQTDGQTERMNAVVESYLRNFCNFAQDNWSEILPMAQLAIANQTAASTGFSPFFLDHGYHLETLQLVEPVTEELQQSSSGSAGARIADKLKNALEVAQSELAAAQERQEQYANRYRNLAPHYKPGDKVWLALHNIRTSRPSKKLDVRQAKYTVLAQISPYAYRLNTPEGIHPVFHVDLLRPAANNPFPSQRNDDYQPPAVLVDGEEEYQVERILDYRQIRRGRGFQRQYLVKWTGYLHPEWTAAHNMENTAALDEWEQRHGSQSPVRDGDDS
- a CDS encoding uncharacterized protein (COG:Z;~EggNog:ENOG410Q1N0;~InterPro:IPR000845,IPR011990,IPR035994,IPR027417, IPR019734,IPR002182,IPR002151;~PFAM:PF13374,PF05729,PF00931,PF13424,PF07721, PF01048,PF13176;~go_component: GO:0005871 - kinesin complex [Evidence IEA];~go_function: GO:0003824 - catalytic activity [Evidence IEA];~go_function: GO:0005515 - protein binding [Evidence IEA];~go_function: GO:0043531 - ADP binding [Evidence IEA];~go_process: GO:0009116 - nucleoside metabolic process [Evidence IEA]), whose protein sequence is MAGSDIPLSDYVFAIICALPKELAAAKAMLDETYPEIPPAPLTQCAFTLGRIGRHNIVLASLPAGVYGTTSATAVVSYLQLSFPGIRYGLMVGIGGGVPKETADIRLGDVVVSKPTDTSSGVVQYDFGKTSSGGHFQPTGTMNQPPTILLTAITQFEARWMIRRADEISRLIAHVLGQHPDMEAEFSRPQEADHLFEATYEHAELGASCINCDPEKKVSRSSRGSAEPHTHYGIIASGNQVIKDAYARDRIAGKLNALCFEMEAAGIMNHLPCLVIRGICDYCDSHKNKQWQGYAALTAAAYAKLLLSFVPVTDSPRIQTMQQGFSILPFNRNPQFLGRDSEINRLEKVILAQNRIRKAAIAGLGGVGKTQIALELAYHFLDQNPNYSVFWIRSTNMEAVEKSFIDICDALGLPRTPSSDPKLQVKSYLSKSAGHWLLIVDNADDTELWMSSQSSYPTLKTILPQSPNGFTVFTTRNQKLATSLAGPQVIRVSELSKDLAMDLLRACLIEEDLMNDSESAKILVHQLGGLPLALIQAASFINQNLISLKVYLSLLGEQEDTKVELLSEDFDDDYQYEGVQNPVSATWLISFEQICRADSLATEYLSRIACIDSRDIPLSIFPPNGSVVEQRKALGTLKAYSFISEMADVQFVNMHQLVHLATRNWLRTKGVIEDWTIRTGEYLSQIFPSDDPRNRAVWRRYLPHAQYILQSENFPWKTAAKEKLSQSAAQCLYADGRYREAATLFQIVLGRRTQQLEKRDPKILKSMQWLASTYGKLGQWKEARELEVQVMNTAEKMLSLEHLDILSANKNNRAGLLWGEGRFKEAEELLIQAVDMHKTVLGPEDGGTLTSMANLGSSYKSEGRWKEAEELFIEVVDTSKTVLGAEDPVTLTTMENLATTYSNQGRWKEGEELGLQVMNTRKTVLGAEHPDTLTSMANLACTYGNQGRWKEAEKLLVQAVNTSKTVLGAENHDTLASTANLAWTYGNQGRWKEAEELQVQVMVSRKAVLKPEHPDTLTSMANLAWTYSNQGRWKEAEELQVQVMVSRKAVLKPEHPDTLTSMANLAWTYNNQGRLKEAEELGMQVLNTRKEVLGAKHHDTLISLWNMAYTLKHQRRHDEAITLLKTCVQLQKQQLGHTHPYTIRALSDLEIWQKSFSSSLI